Proteins from a genomic interval of Aureimonas sp. AU20:
- the truB gene encoding tRNA pseudouridine(55) synthase TruB, translating into MARRGKKPKGRPISGWVIFDKPVGMGSTEAVAKIKWLYFAQKAGHAGTLDPLASGMLPIALGDATKTVPFVMDGRKTYRFAVSWGAETTTDDTEGPVTNSSDMRPSRADVEARLPAFIGEIQQVPPAFSAIKIDGERAYDLARAGETVEIAARTVTVHRLEIVSMDEGTTVFEADCGKGTYVRSIARDLGRELGCFGHVTELRRVRVGAFDEDDLITLDDLMDAAEEGLEELTQEAIDSGARPRVVRFEALDEFVLDAATALSDLYEVALSDDQAGRVLSGNPVLLRGRDAPAFCEEAYATGHGRLVALGSIDQGAFHPKRVFGGRG; encoded by the coding sequence ATGGCACGGCGCGGCAAGAAGCCGAAGGGGCGCCCGATCTCGGGCTGGGTGATCTTCGATAAGCCGGTGGGCATGGGCTCCACCGAGGCGGTCGCCAAGATCAAGTGGCTGTATTTCGCGCAGAAGGCGGGCCATGCCGGCACGCTCGATCCGCTGGCGTCCGGCATGCTGCCGATCGCGCTCGGCGATGCCACCAAGACGGTTCCCTTCGTCATGGATGGGCGCAAGACCTACCGCTTCGCGGTGAGCTGGGGCGCCGAGACCACGACCGACGACACGGAAGGCCCGGTGACGAACTCCTCCGACATGCGCCCGAGCCGGGCCGATGTCGAGGCGCGGCTTCCCGCCTTCATCGGCGAGATCCAGCAGGTGCCCCCGGCCTTCTCCGCCATCAAGATCGACGGCGAGCGCGCCTATGACCTCGCGCGCGCCGGCGAGACGGTGGAGATCGCCGCCCGCACCGTGACGGTGCACCGGCTCGAGATCGTCTCCATGGACGAGGGCACGACCGTGTTCGAGGCCGATTGCGGCAAGGGCACCTATGTCCGCTCCATCGCGCGCGATCTCGGCCGCGAGCTGGGCTGCTTCGGCCATGTCACCGAACTGCGCCGCGTTCGCGTCGGCGCCTTCGACGAGGACGACCTGATCACGCTGGACGACCTGATGGACGCGGCGGAAGAAGGGCTGGAAGAGCTGACGCAGGAGGCGATCGATTCCGGCGCCCGCCCGCGCGTCGTGCGCTTCGAGGCACTGGACGAGTTCGTGCTCGACGCAGCCACCGCTTTGTCGGACCTCTACGAGGTGGCGCTGAGCGACGACCAGGCGGGCCGGGTCCTTTCGGGCAACCCGGTTCTCCTGCGCGGGCGCGACGCGCCGGCCTTCTGCGAGGAAGCCTATGCGACCGGCCACGGCCGCCTCGTCGCGCTGGGCTCGATCGACCAGGGCGCCTTCCATCCCAAGCGCGTCTTCGGCGGGCGCGGCTAA
- a CDS encoding RNA-binding protein: protein MEEAVMNGRMCIVSRRSLEADLLVRFVAAPDGRLVPDLKRRLPGRGAHVEARREVVELAVKRRIFSRALKQDVSGLETLADDLDALLVRSALGSLGLARKAGQVVTGSAKVDAALRTGKAAASLHASDAAPDGVRKLDGARHAGEVSGRARPTPMFRLLGADEMSLALGGENVVHAAILPGSAGMALVKRLEALSAYRGEKAGRDGESPPDS from the coding sequence CTGGAGGAGGCGGTGATGAACGGGCGCATGTGCATCGTGTCGCGCCGCTCGCTCGAGGCCGATCTCCTCGTGCGCTTCGTCGCCGCGCCGGACGGCCGCCTCGTGCCTGACCTCAAGCGCCGCCTGCCGGGGCGGGGCGCCCATGTCGAGGCCCGCCGCGAGGTGGTGGAGCTTGCCGTCAAGCGTCGCATCTTCTCGCGCGCGCTGAAGCAGGACGTGTCGGGCCTGGAAACGCTGGCCGACGATCTCGACGCGCTTTTGGTGCGCTCGGCGCTCGGCTCGCTCGGGCTCGCCCGCAAGGCGGGGCAGGTCGTCACCGGCTCGGCCAAGGTCGACGCGGCGCTGCGCACCGGCAAGGCGGCGGCGAGCCTCCATGCCAGCGACGCGGCGCCCGACGGCGTGCGCAAGCTCGACGGCGCCCGCCATGCCGGCGAGGTTTCGGGGCGAGCGCGGCCGACGCCGATGTTTCGTCTGCTCGGAGCCGACGAAATGAGTTTGGCCCTTGGCGGGGAAAACGTGGTACACGCAGCCATCTTGCCCGGCAGCGCCGGGATGGCCCTCGTCAAACGTCTCGAAGCGCTCAGCGCTTATCGGGGCGAGAAGGCCGGTCGGGACGGCGAAAGCCCGCCCGACTCATGA
- the nusA gene encoding transcription termination factor NusA produces the protein MAVSANRLELLQIADAVAREKSIDREIVIAAMADAIQKAARSRYGQETNIRVDINTKTGEMKLQRLLEVVEDVEDPNTQIYLELARDKNPDAEPGDFIAEQLPPMEFGRIAAQSAKQVIVQKVREAERDKQYEEFIGRVGEIINGTVKRVEYGNVIVDLGKGEGIIRRDEQIPRELFRYGDRVRAFVYDVRREPRGPQIFLSRTHPQFMAKLFTMEVPEIYDGVIEIKAVARDPGSRAKIAVISRDSSVDPVGACVGMRGSRVQAVVAELQGEKIDIIPWSPEAASFLVNALQPAKVAKVVLDEDAERIEVVVPDDQLSLAIGRRGQNVRLASQLTGWDIDILTEQEESERRQKEFAERSALFMEALDVDEMVGQLLASEGFATVEEVAYVDLGDVASIEGFDEDTAAEIQNRAKDYLDRREAELDEKRKALGVADELREIEGLTTQMLVALGEDGVKTVEDFAGCAADDLVGWSERKDGETKRFTGALSAFELSRTDAEAMIMQARVKAGWVEEAPDEVEEDLEGAEDETTV, from the coding sequence ATGGCAGTCAGTGCGAACAGGCTCGAGCTTCTGCAGATCGCGGATGCCGTCGCGCGGGAAAAGTCGATCGATCGCGAGATCGTCATCGCCGCCATGGCCGACGCCATCCAGAAGGCGGCGCGTTCGCGTTACGGCCAGGAAACCAATATCCGCGTCGACATCAACACCAAGACCGGCGAGATGAAGCTGCAGCGGCTCCTCGAAGTGGTCGAGGATGTCGAGGACCCCAACACGCAGATTTATCTCGAGCTCGCCCGCGACAAGAATCCCGACGCCGAGCCGGGCGACTTCATCGCCGAGCAGCTGCCGCCGATGGAGTTCGGCCGCATCGCCGCCCAGTCGGCCAAGCAGGTCATCGTGCAGAAGGTGCGCGAGGCCGAGCGCGACAAGCAGTACGAGGAGTTCATCGGCCGCGTCGGCGAGATCATCAACGGCACGGTGAAGCGCGTCGAATACGGCAACGTCATCGTCGATCTCGGCAAGGGCGAGGGCATCATCCGCCGCGACGAGCAGATCCCGCGCGAGCTGTTCCGCTATGGCGACCGCGTGCGCGCTTTCGTCTACGACGTACGCCGCGAGCCGCGCGGGCCGCAGATCTTCCTGTCGCGCACCCATCCGCAGTTCATGGCCAAGCTCTTCACCATGGAAGTGCCGGAGATCTACGACGGCGTGATCGAGATCAAGGCGGTCGCCCGCGACCCCGGCTCGCGCGCCAAAATCGCCGTCATCTCGCGCGATTCTTCGGTGGACCCGGTCGGCGCCTGCGTCGGCATGCGCGGCTCGCGCGTGCAGGCCGTGGTGGCCGAGCTGCAGGGCGAGAAGATCGACATCATTCCCTGGTCGCCGGAAGCCGCATCCTTCCTGGTCAACGCCCTTCAGCCGGCCAAGGTCGCGAAAGTGGTGCTGGACGAGGACGCCGAGCGTATTGAAGTCGTGGTTCCCGATGACCAATTGTCTCTTGCGATCGGCCGCCGCGGACAGAACGTCCGCCTCGCCTCGCAGCTGACGGGCTGGGATATCGACATCCTCACCGAGCAGGAAGAATCCGAGCGTCGCCAGAAGGAATTCGCCGAGCGTTCGGCCCTGTTCATGGAAGCACTGGACGTCGACGAGATGGTCGGCCAGCTCCTCGCCTCCGAAGGCTTCGCGACGGTCGAGGAAGTGGCCTATGTCGATCTCGGCGACGTCGCCTCGATCGAGGGCTTCGACGAGGACACGGCCGCCGAGATCCAGAACCGCGCCAAGGACTATCTCGACCGCCGCGAGGCGGAACTGGACGAGAAGCGCAAGGCGCTGGGCGTCGCAGACGAGCTTCGCGAGATCGAGGGTCTGACGACCCAGATGCTGGTCGCGCTCGGCGAGGACGGCGTGAAGACGGTCGAGGACTTCGCGGGCTGTGCGGCGGACGATCTGGTCGGCTGGAGCGAGCGCAAGGACGGCGAGACCAAGCGCTTCACCGGCGCGCTGTCCGCCTTCGAGTTGAGCCGCACGGACGCCGAGGCCATGATCATGCAGGCCCGCGTCAAGGCGGGCTGGGTCGAGGAAGCGCCCGACGAGGTCGAAGAGGACCTCGAAGGCGCCGAGGATGAAACCACGGTCTGA
- the rbfA gene encoding 30S ribosome-binding factor RbfA encodes MAKHAKTPKGPSQRQLSVGEKVRHALTETLQRGDLRDPLLERAVITVSEVRMSNDLKLATAYVTVLGQSEMKPFVEALNGHAKYLRGRLSPALRQMKYMPEVRFREDDSFDNYARIDALLRSPDVMRDLEATEGEDDNKEER; translated from the coding sequence ATGGCAAAACACGCCAAGACTCCCAAGGGGCCGTCGCAGCGCCAGCTGTCGGTGGGCGAGAAGGTCCGCCACGCGCTGACCGAGACGTTGCAGCGGGGGGACCTGCGCGACCCGCTCCTGGAACGCGCCGTCATCACCGTGTCGGAAGTTCGCATGTCGAACGACCTGAAGCTCGCCACGGCCTATGTGACGGTGCTCGGCCAGAGCGAGATGAAGCCTTTCGTGGAGGCCCTCAACGGGCACGCGAAATATCTGAGGGGACGGCTTTCGCCGGCTCTTCGGCAGATGAAGTACATGCCCGAGGTTCGCTTCCGCGAGGACGACAGTTTCGACAATTACGCCCGGATCGACGCGCTTCTGCGCTCGCCCGACGTGATGCGAGACCTGGAAGCTACTGAAGGCGAAGACGACAACAAGGAAGAACGCTGA
- a CDS encoding alpha/beta hydrolase → MRIDPEAEAVLREIERAAKGRPDPRNAAEKLAQARSDTASLARFSAPPPASVRIEETEAPGRGGHAIPLRLYRPANGEKLLLWFHGGGAIAGSLDTHEAPLLALAERTGRVVASVGYRLAPETRYPGQQEDCLDAARFLVGGGLGLPAAGWAIGGDSIGGLYAASTARALRREGASPLPEAQVLLYPNTDLRDTRAWPSLRENEGRIMTRDSLRYEADQSVPRHADRLTPTASPLLADDLAGLPCCFLATCEADPLRDEGEAFGRRLDACGVPLTHRRYDGMIHAFLQMNGRIKRADRLMDDIAAFLRGERG, encoded by the coding sequence ATGAGGATCGACCCCGAGGCCGAGGCGGTGCTGCGCGAGATCGAGCGGGCTGCGAAGGGGCGCCCCGACCCGCGCAACGCCGCCGAGAAACTGGCCCAGGCGCGATCCGACACGGCCTCGCTGGCCCGCTTCTCCGCCCCGCCGCCGGCCTCGGTCCGCATTGAAGAGACGGAGGCGCCCGGGCGCGGCGGGCACGCCATTCCCCTCCGGCTCTACCGCCCGGCCAATGGGGAGAAGCTCCTCCTTTGGTTCCACGGCGGGGGCGCGATCGCCGGGTCGCTGGACACGCACGAAGCGCCGCTCTTGGCGCTGGCCGAGCGCACGGGACGCGTGGTCGCCTCGGTCGGCTACCGTCTGGCACCCGAAACGCGCTATCCCGGCCAGCAAGAGGATTGCCTCGATGCCGCGCGGTTTCTCGTCGGCGGCGGGCTCGGCCTGCCAGCGGCTGGCTGGGCGATCGGCGGAGATTCCATCGGCGGCCTCTATGCCGCTTCCACCGCGCGGGCTCTACGCCGCGAGGGCGCGAGCCCGCTGCCGGAGGCGCAGGTTCTCCTTTATCCCAACACCGATCTTCGCGACACGCGCGCATGGCCCTCGCTGCGTGAGAACGAAGGGCGGATCATGACGCGCGATTCGCTGCGCTACGAGGCCGACCAGTCCGTGCCGCGCCATGCCGACCGGCTCACTCCCACCGCCTCGCCGCTGCTTGCCGATGATCTCGCCGGCCTCCCTTGCTGCTTCCTCGCGACATGCGAAGCCGACCCGCTCCGCGACGAGGGAGAGGCCTTCGGCCGACGCTTAGACGCCTGCGGCGTGCCGCTGACGCACCGGCGATACGACGGCATGATCCACGCCTTTCTCCAGATGAACGGGCGAATTAAACGCGCCGACAGGCTGATGGACGACATCGCCGCCTTCCTGCGCGGCGAGCGCGGCTGA
- the trmB gene encoding tRNA (guanine(46)-N(7))-methyltransferase TrmB has translation MAAERRVNAPKARTRENFFGRSRGKTLRPLQADLLAERMPTLGLDLAQPAPADVTGLFEAEVPAVRLEIGFGGGEHLHLESGRHPGTGFIGVEPFRNSMAKMLVALEAEPRANLRLFDDDATMLLDWLPDASLDGIDLFYPDPWPKRKHWKRRFVNERTLKRFARVLKPGARFRFASDIETYVDWTLQHVRGHESFEWLAEGPADWHTPYAGWPGTRYEAKAHREGRKGAYLTFRRL, from the coding sequence TTGGCCGCTGAACGCCGCGTCAACGCCCCGAAGGCGAGAACCCGCGAGAACTTCTTCGGCCGTTCTCGCGGCAAGACCCTGCGTCCGCTCCAGGCCGATCTCCTGGCCGAGCGGATGCCGACGCTCGGCCTCGACCTTGCCCAGCCCGCGCCGGCGGACGTGACCGGGCTGTTCGAGGCGGAGGTCCCGGCCGTGCGTCTCGAAATCGGCTTCGGCGGCGGCGAGCATCTGCATCTGGAATCGGGCCGCCATCCCGGCACCGGCTTCATCGGCGTCGAGCCGTTCCGCAATTCCATGGCCAAGATGCTTGTGGCGCTGGAAGCCGAGCCGCGCGCGAACCTGCGCCTGTTCGACGACGACGCGACGATGCTGCTCGACTGGCTGCCGGACGCCTCGCTGGACGGGATCGACCTCTTCTATCCCGACCCCTGGCCGAAGCGGAAACATTGGAAACGCCGCTTCGTCAACGAGCGCACGCTGAAGCGCTTTGCCCGTGTCCTGAAGCCCGGCGCGCGCTTCCGCTTCGCGTCCGACATCGAGACCTATGTGGACTGGACGCTGCAGCACGTGCGGGGCCACGAAAGCTTCGAATGGCTGGCCGAAGGGCCGGCCGACTGGCACACGCCCTATGCCGGCTGGCCGGGCACGCGCTACGAGGCCAAGGCGCATCGCGAGGGGCGCAAGGGCGCCTATCTCACCTTCCGCCGCCTCTGA
- the rimP gene encoding ribosome maturation factor RimP, translating to MTDRIIIEQGLEARIAAIVEPAMEQVGYRLVRVRVSAMNGATLQIMAERPDGTMTVEDCEAVSRAVSPVLDVDDPMDRAYHLEVSSPGIDRPLVRKTDFETWSGQLLKLETGRLVANRKRFRGRVTNVDADGIRLERDGVAADDGEAVVEIPFDAIAEARLILTDELLAASLKADKDARKARGQSVDDEDEGEDASAG from the coding sequence GTGACGGATCGCATCATCATCGAACAAGGCCTCGAAGCGCGCATTGCCGCGATCGTGGAACCCGCCATGGAACAGGTCGGCTACCGGCTCGTGCGCGTGCGCGTTTCGGCGATGAACGGCGCGACGCTGCAGATCATGGCCGAGCGCCCCGACGGCACGATGACGGTCGAGGATTGCGAGGCCGTGAGTCGGGCCGTCTCGCCCGTTCTCGACGTCGACGATCCGATGGACCGCGCCTATCACCTGGAAGTCTCCTCGCCCGGCATCGACCGGCCGCTGGTGCGCAAGACCGATTTCGAGACCTGGTCCGGCCAGCTTTTGAAGCTGGAGACGGGCCGCCTCGTCGCGAACCGCAAGCGGTTTCGCGGCCGCGTGACGAATGTGGACGCCGACGGCATCCGGCTGGAGCGCGACGGCGTGGCCGCCGACGATGGCGAGGCCGTGGTCGAGATTCCCTTCGACGCCATCGCCGAAGCGCGGCTGATCCTGACCGACGAGCTTCTGGCTGCCTCGCTCAAGGCCGATAAGGACGCGCGCAAGGCGCGCGGCCAGTCCGTGGACGACGAGGACGAGGGCGAAGACGCCTCCGCCGGCTGA
- a CDS encoding HAD family hydrolase — MRIEPAFLFDLDGTLVDSVYHHVLAWQEALDAEGIDLSVWRIHRKIGMSGGLFTNQLLRETETDISPELLERLRQRHAAAYGRQADRIRPLPGARALLQTLTDAGIKWAIATSGRMETASHNLAALGVDPAKVPVITRDLVKYAKPDPDLFLAAAERLDTPIETAMVIGDSIWDMLAAQRCRALGVGLLCGGYGAGELERAGAYRVYEDPADMLAHLDEVGGRL; from the coding sequence ATGCGCATCGAACCCGCCTTCCTCTTCGATCTCGACGGCACGCTGGTGGACAGCGTCTATCATCACGTTCTCGCCTGGCAGGAAGCGCTGGACGCGGAGGGCATCGACCTTTCGGTCTGGCGCATCCATCGCAAGATCGGCATGAGCGGCGGCTTGTTCACCAACCAGTTGCTGCGTGAGACCGAGACCGACATCAGCCCCGAACTCCTGGAGCGCCTGCGCCAGCGGCACGCGGCGGCCTATGGCCGGCAGGCCGATCGCATCCGGCCGCTGCCCGGCGCGCGCGCCCTCCTGCAGACGCTGACCGACGCCGGCATCAAATGGGCGATCGCCACCAGCGGACGCATGGAAACGGCCTCGCACAATCTCGCAGCCCTCGGCGTCGATCCGGCCAAGGTCCCCGTCATCACGCGCGATCTGGTGAAATACGCCAAACCCGACCCGGACCTTTTCCTTGCCGCAGCCGAGCGTCTCGACACGCCGATCGAGACGGCCATGGTGATCGGCGATTCCATTTGGGACATGCTCGCCGCGCAGCGCTGCCGGGCGCTCGGCGTCGGCCTCCTGTGCGGGGGTTATGGGGCGGGCGAGTTGGAGCGCGCGGGCGCTTACCGCGTCTACGAGGACCCCGCCGACATGCTCGCCCATCTCGACGAGGTCGGCGGTCGTCTCTAG